From the genome of Candidatus Deferrimicrobium borealis:
CTCAAGGAGGGGGATGCGGTGCGCCAGGGACAGCGGGTCGGGATGATCCGTTTCGGCTCCCGGGTCGACCTGTACCTCCCGGCGGAGGCGCGGCTGTCGGTCGCCTCCGGCGATCGGGTGCGCGCCGGCGAGAGCGTGATCGGGGTCCTCCCATGAGTCGCGGGGAGTGGCGCGGGGGGGACGGCCTGCGGCGGGGGGTGTACGTCCTGCCGAACCTCATCACGTCGATGTCCCTGTTCGCCGGCTTCTACTCGATCGCCGCGACGTACAACGGCAGCTTCGAGAGGGCGGCGATCGGGATCGTCGTGGGCGCGATCCTGGACGGCCTCGACGGCCGCGTCGCCAGGATGACGCACACGACCACGAGATTCGGCGTCGAGTACGACTCCCTGGCGGACGTGATCTCGTTCGGCGTCGCCCCGGCGTTCCTCTCGTACGGGTGGGCGCTCTCCGCCTTCGGCCGGTGGGGATGGCTGGCGGCGTTCCTCTACCTCATCTGCGGGGCGCTGCGCCTGGCGCGCTTCAACGTGCAGATCACCACGGCGGAGAAGGGGAAGTTCAACGGCCTGCCCATCCCGGCGGCGGGGGTCTTCGTCGCCTCCATGATCCTGCTCTACTACGACCTGGGCGGATCGGGGAGCTTCAAGCACTGGGCCGTGCTGGTGACGATCTACGTCCTCGCCTTCCTCATGGTGAGCACGATCAAGTTCAACTCCTTCAAGGACCTGGAGCCGTTCCGGCGGCGCCCGTTCAACACGCTGGTGGTGTTCGTCTTCCTCGCGCTGCTGGTGGCCGCGGAGCCGCAGGTGATGATCTTCGTCTTCGGCGCCTCGTACATCGTCTCCGGGCCGGTGGGCGAGGTGGTCGGCGCGATCCGACGCCGCCGGACAAAACGCACGGAAAGCGAGAAGCCGGTCCATGGGCATGACGCTCACACAGAAGATCCTCGCTAGGCACGCCGGAAGAAAGACGGTCGCGCCAGGGGAACTGATCCTGGCGAAGGTCGACCTCGCCCTCGGCAACGACGTCACCAGCCCGATCGCGATCCAGGCGTTCCGGTCGCTGGGGGCGGCGGCGGTGTTCGACCGCGGGCGGATCGCCCTGGTGCCCGACCACTTCGCTCCGAACAAGGACATCAAGAGCGCCGAACAGGTCAAGCTGATGCGCGAGTTCGCGAAGGAGTTCGGCATCGCGAACTACTTCGAGGTCGGCCGGATGGGGATCGAGCACGTCCTGCTCCCGGACGAGGGGCTGGTCGTCCCCGGCGACCTCGTGATCGGCGCGGACAGCCACACCTGCACCTACGGCGCCCTTTGCGCCTTCTCCACCGGCGTGGGGAGCACCGACCTCGCCGCGGCGATGTTCTCGGGGGAGGTGTGGCTCAAGGTCCCCGAGACGCTGCGGATCGTCCTTTCGGGCCGCCCCGCGAAGTGGGTCGAGGGGAAGGACGTGATCCTGCATATCATCGGGGAGATCGGGGTGGACGGGGCGCTCTACCGCGCGATGGAGTACGCGGGGGACGGGATCGCGCACCTGTCGATGGCGTGGCGCTTCACCATGGCGAACATGGCGATCGAGGCGGGGGCGAAGAACGGGATCTTTCCGTTCGACGCGGCGACGAAGGCGTACGCCGACGGAAGGGCGAAGCGGAAGTACGAGGTCGTGACGGCCGATCCCGACGCGCGGTACGCGGACGAGATCTCCGTGGACCTTTCCGCGCTCGAGCCGGTGGTCGCGTTCCCGCACCTGCCGGAGAACACGAAGCCGCTGTCGCAGGTCGGGAACGTCCCGATCGACCAGGTCGTGGTGGGGTCGTGCACCAACGGGCGGATCGAGGACCTCCGCAGCGCCGCCGCGGTGATCCGGGGGCGGAAGGTGCACGACGGCGTGCGGATGCTCATCTTTCCCGCCACCCAGGAGATCTACCTGCAGGCGATGCGGGAGGGGCTGATGGAGGCGTTCGTCACGGCGGGGGCGGCCTTCTCCACCCCCACCTGCGGGCCGTGCCTGGGCGGCCACATGGGGATCCTGGCGAAGGGGGAGCGGGCGATCTCGACGACGAACCGGAACTTCGTCGGCCGGATGGGGCACCCCGAGAGCGAGGTGTACCTCTCCAACCCCGCGGTGGCCGCGGCCTCCGCGGTCCTCGGGCGCATTGGAGGTCCGGATGAACTCTAGGGGGGACATTCCTGGAGCAGAAACGGGCGGAGGGAAGGAGTGTCCCCCACTGCGCGGCAAGGCGTGGAAGTACGGGGACGACGTCGACACGGACGTCATCATCCCCGCGCGGTACCTGAACACCTCCGACCCGGCGGAGCTCGCCTCGCACTGCATGGAGGACATCGACGCCTCGTTCGCGTCGAAGGTGGCTCCGGGCGACTTCATCGTCGCCGGGAAGAACTTCGGGTGCGGCTCCTCGCGGGAGCACGCCCCGATCGCGATCAAGGCGTCCGGCGCGTCGGCGGTCATCGCCCGCTCGTTCGCCCGGATCTTCTACCGGAACGCCTTCAACATGGGGCTGCCGATCTTCGAAGCCCCGGACGCGGTGGACGAGATCGAGGCCGGAGACCGCCTCGCCGTGGACATGGAGCGGGGGTCCCTGCGGAACGAGACGAAGGGGAAGGAGTACCGTTTCACACCGATCCCCCCGTTCATGCGGGAGCTGGTGGCCTCCGGGGGGTTGCTGAACTACATCGCGAAAAGGAAGAAGGGGGCCTGATGGCGGCGAAGAAGATCTGCGTATTTCCGGGAGACGGGATCGGTCCGGAGGTGATGCGGGAGGCCCTGGCCGTCCTGCGGACGGTGGAGAAGGTTTCCGGGGGACGGCGGTTCGAGACGGAGGAGGCGCTCCTGGGCGGCGCTTCGTACGACGCCCACGGGACCCCGATGACTCCGGGCGCCCTGTCCCTGGCCAAGGCGTCCGACGCGCTGCTGCTGGGGGCGGTGGGCGGCCCCAAGTGGGACGTCCTCCCCTTCGACCTGCGCCCCGAGCGGGGGCTGCTGGGGCTGCGCAGGGAGCTGGGGCTGTTCGCCAACCTGCGCCCCGCGGTGGTCTTCGCGCCCCTCCTCGGCGCCTCGCCGCTGCGGCGGGAACTGGTCGAGGGGATCGACCTCATGGTCGTGCGCGAGCTGACGGGCGGGATCTACTTCGGAGAGCCGCGCGGCGAATCCGTGATCAACGGCGTGGAGACGGGAATCAACACGGAGGTCTACACGCGTCCCGAGGTCGAGCGGGTCGCCCGGGTCGCCTTCGACCTGGCGCGCAAGCGGACCCGGAAGGTCACCTCGGTAGACAAGTCCAACGTCCTCGAATCCTCGGTGCTGTGGCGCAGGGTGGTGTCCGAGGTGGGCGCGAAGGAGTACCCCGACGTGTCGCTCTCCCACATGCTGGTCGACAACTGCGCGATGCAGCTCATCCGCAACCCGCGGCAGTTCGACGTGGTGGTGACGACGAACCTCTTCGGCGACATCCTCACCGACGAGGCGTCGATGATCACCGGGTCGATCGGGATGCTGCCGTCCGCATCCATCGGGGGAACGGTGGGGTTGTACGAGCCGATCCACGGCAGCGCCCCCGACATCGCCGGGAAGGGGGTCGCCAACCCATTGGCGATGGTACTTTCCGTCGCGATGATGTTAAAATACTCCTTCGATATGCCTGCGGAGAGCGCCTGGATCGAGAGGGCGGTCGCGCGGGTCCTCGCCGAGGGGTACCGGACGGGCGACATCTACCGCGAGGGCGAGGGGAAAAAGGTCGGAACGACCGAGATGGGCGAACGGGTCCGAGACGCCGTCCTAAAAACATCTTCGGAGAGGTGAGGCAATGAGCGGCAAGCGTTTCAACGTGGCCATCGCCGGCGCGACCGGCGCGGTGGGGGAAGTATTCCTGCAGATCCTGGCGGAGCGGAAGTTCCCGATCAACAACCTGCGTCTTCTGGCGTCCGAACGGTCGGTGGGCAAGAAGCTGAAGTTCGCCGGGCACGAGTTTCCCGTCGAGCTGCTCTCGAAGGACGCCTTCAAGGGGATCGACATCGCCCTGTTCTCCGCGGGCGCCTCGCGCAGCAAGGAGTTCGCCTCCGCGGCGTGGGCCTCGGGCGCGGTCGTCGTCGACAACTCCTCCGCGTTCCGGATGGAGCCCGACATCCCGCTGGTGGTCCCCGAGATCAACCCCGAGGCGATCGGCCAATACAAGCAGCGCGGGATCGTGGCGAACCCGAACTGCACGACGATCATCGCGATCATGCCGCTGAAGCCGCTGCACGATTTCGGAGTCTTGAAGCGGGTCGTGGCGTCGTCGTACCAGGCGACCTCGGGCGCCGGGGCCAAGGCGATGGCGGAGCTGATCGCCCAGACGAAGGCGTACGCGAAGGGGGATCCGCTGGAGGTGGCGGCGTTCAAGCACCAGATCGCCTTCAACGTCATCCCGCACATCGACGCCTTCCTCGACAACGGCTACACGAAGGAAGAGATGAAGATGACGAACGAGGGGCGCAAGATCATGGGGATCCCCGACCTGCGCGTCACCTGCACCACGGTGCGCGTGCCGGTGCTGACGGCCCACTCGATCTCGATCAACGCCCAGTTCGAGAAGAAGATCACCCGGGAGAAGGCGAGGGAGCTGATCGCGAAGTTCCCCGGCTGCCAGGTGATGGACGATCCGGCAGGCAACGTCTACCCGATGCCGCTCTTCGCGGCGGGGAAGGACGACTGCTACGTCGGCCGGATCCGCGAGGACGACAGCGCCGAAAACTGCCTCAACCTCTGGGTCTGCGGCGACCAGCTCCGGAAGGGGGCGGCCCTCAACGCCGTGCAGATCGCCGAGGTCATCGCGCAGAAGTATCTGCAGCCCGCGGCCGTCTGACCGCCGCCGGG
Proteins encoded in this window:
- the leuD gene encoding 3-isopropylmalate dehydratase small subunit is translated as MNSRGDIPGAETGGGKECPPLRGKAWKYGDDVDTDVIIPARYLNTSDPAELASHCMEDIDASFASKVAPGDFIVAGKNFGCGSSREHAPIAIKASGASAVIARSFARIFYRNAFNMGLPIFEAPDAVDEIEAGDRLAVDMERGSLRNETKGKEYRFTPIPPFMRELVASGGLLNYIAKRKKGA
- the leuB gene encoding 3-isopropylmalate dehydrogenase encodes the protein MAAKKICVFPGDGIGPEVMREALAVLRTVEKVSGGRRFETEEALLGGASYDAHGTPMTPGALSLAKASDALLLGAVGGPKWDVLPFDLRPERGLLGLRRELGLFANLRPAVVFAPLLGASPLRRELVEGIDLMVVRELTGGIYFGEPRGESVINGVETGINTEVYTRPEVERVARVAFDLARKRTRKVTSVDKSNVLESSVLWRRVVSEVGAKEYPDVSLSHMLVDNCAMQLIRNPRQFDVVVTTNLFGDILTDEASMITGSIGMLPSASIGGTVGLYEPIHGSAPDIAGKGVANPLAMVLSVAMMLKYSFDMPAESAWIERAVARVLAEGYRTGDIYREGEGKKVGTTEMGERVRDAVLKTSSER
- the leuC gene encoding 3-isopropylmalate dehydratase large subunit, yielding MGMTLTQKILARHAGRKTVAPGELILAKVDLALGNDVTSPIAIQAFRSLGAAAVFDRGRIALVPDHFAPNKDIKSAEQVKLMREFAKEFGIANYFEVGRMGIEHVLLPDEGLVVPGDLVIGADSHTCTYGALCAFSTGVGSTDLAAAMFSGEVWLKVPETLRIVLSGRPAKWVEGKDVILHIIGEIGVDGALYRAMEYAGDGIAHLSMAWRFTMANMAIEAGAKNGIFPFDAATKAYADGRAKRKYEVVTADPDARYADEISVDLSALEPVVAFPHLPENTKPLSQVGNVPIDQVVVGSCTNGRIEDLRSAAAVIRGRKVHDGVRMLIFPATQEIYLQAMREGLMEAFVTAGAAFSTPTCGPCLGGHMGILAKGERAISTTNRNFVGRMGHPESEVYLSNPAVAAASAVLGRIGGPDEL
- a CDS encoding aspartate-semialdehyde dehydrogenase yields the protein MSGKRFNVAIAGATGAVGEVFLQILAERKFPINNLRLLASERSVGKKLKFAGHEFPVELLSKDAFKGIDIALFSAGASRSKEFASAAWASGAVVVDNSSAFRMEPDIPLVVPEINPEAIGQYKQRGIVANPNCTTIIAIMPLKPLHDFGVLKRVVASSYQATSGAGAKAMAELIAQTKAYAKGDPLEVAAFKHQIAFNVIPHIDAFLDNGYTKEEMKMTNEGRKIMGIPDLRVTCTTVRVPVLTAHSISINAQFEKKITREKARELIAKFPGCQVMDDPAGNVYPMPLFAAGKDDCYVGRIREDDSAENCLNLWVCGDQLRKGAALNAVQIAEVIAQKYLQPAAV
- the pssA gene encoding CDP-diacylglycerol--serine O-phosphatidyltransferase, whose product is MSRGEWRGGDGLRRGVYVLPNLITSMSLFAGFYSIAATYNGSFERAAIGIVVGAILDGLDGRVARMTHTTTRFGVEYDSLADVISFGVAPAFLSYGWALSAFGRWGWLAAFLYLICGALRLARFNVQITTAEKGKFNGLPIPAAGVFVASMILLYYDLGGSGSFKHWAVLVTIYVLAFLMVSTIKFNSFKDLEPFRRRPFNTLVVFVFLALLVAAEPQVMIFVFGASYIVSGPVGEVVGAIRRRRTKRTESEKPVHGHDAHTEDPR